In Theobroma cacao cultivar B97-61/B2 chromosome 7, Criollo_cocoa_genome_V2, whole genome shotgun sequence, the genomic window tttaggtATGTTTTTATAAGAAAAGTATAAGTactattaaatttgaatttactttaaaatttttaattggattgaaaaatattgaatCATTTGGTTTATACATGAGTCAGTGTCATTgtatctaaaaaaattaattttggaaatgaatttcaagaaatttaatGGTCAATACAGTAACAAGAATAATTAGTggtataaaatatatttagtaATGAATTAAGTCCCTTTCTTCCAACTTCCAATTGTCTCCTAGGATTTAATTATTAACAACTTGGTACATGCAGGGCCCACTTGTGTATCAATATTTGGAAGGAATcatgttattaatttttattatcatccCCTACTTTGCTACAATATCTTTGTGTTGTGTTGTATGAGTAAGATGCCTGTTAGTACCATAATTCAGCTCCCAtggttgtttttctttgttgtgCATCTGCTTCTTTCTGCTAGTTCTGATGGTAAAGATTTCGACATTGAAAGCCAAGATGTTAAAAGATCTCAATTCCCAGACAATTTTCTCTTTGGCACAGCTATATCTTCATATCAGGCATCTGCTAtagctctttctttcttttctttcttgctttTGCTGTAATAGTTTGTTTTCATCTTTGGTTTTTCAGTTCTGGTTTTCATGTGATAGGTTGAAGGAGGATACCTTGATGATGGTAAAGGCCTCAGCAACTGGGATGCTTTCAGTCATGTCCCAGGTAAACAGGAAATGCTGATATATATATCCCATAGTCAAACTTGTATGAACATATGTGTAAAGCTTAACTACTTGATCAATTAACTTTTTCAGGAAACATTAAGAATAATGAGAATGGAGATGTTGCAGATGATGATTACCATCTGTTTTTGGTATGTTTTTGCTTGACAGTTCATCTTTCTTACTTTCAATCTTTCggacaagaagaaaaaagtatCGACTGTTGCTTTGTTTATGTATCATACCAGGAAGATATTGAGATGGCTCGTTCTCTTGGAGTAAATTCATATCGGTTTTCAATTTCATGGGCCAGAATTCTACCCAGTATGTCCGTCAGTAACCAGAATCTTTACTAGGTTATGTTTAGATtataacaattttaaaatcctTGAGTGGTGGAACAGGAGGAAGGTTTGGTGAAGTCAATCCAAGTGGAATCAAGTTTTATAACAATATCATAGACAACCTCTTGATCAGGGGTAAGGGGTTCAGAAACTTGGGGAAGCAAAAAGTTTTGGAGGAAAATTGTTTCTTGTCAATGATATAATTGATTAAACAAATGCATGAAAGCAGGAATTGAACCATTTGTGACAATTTTCCATCATGATCACCCACAAGAACTGGAGGACAGATATGGGTCTTGGCTCAGTCCTCTGATGCAGTAATTTCTCCTCTCATTCAAAGCAATTCTATATTTTTGGGCCAAAAAGCAGTCATGTTGTTACGTTGCCTGATTCCAGTGCTTTTGTAGGGAGGATTTTGTTCTCGTTGCTGAAACTTGTTTCAAGAACTTTGGTGATAGAGTTAAGTACTGGGTAACTATCAATGAGGCAAACCTGTTTGCAGATATGGCCTATATCAGGGGACTTTATCCACCGGCTCGTTGTTCTGCTCCTTTTGGAAATTGTTCTGTTGGCAATTCTGACATAGAGCCTCTTGTCGTTCTGCACAACATGTTACTGTCAcatgccaaggctgttaagcTATACCGAGAACAGTTTCAGGTTACAGAATGACATTCTGAACTTATTTTCTAGCTTGAAGTTTCCTTGAGGACATTTCTCTTACCCCAAATTTGATGCTGGTGCAGCCAGAACAAGGTGGTTCTCTAGGATTAATTGCACATTCACATATGTATGAACCATTAAGAGATGGAGAAGCTGATCTTCAAGCTGTGAAAAGAGCTCTGGCTTTTACAGTTGGCTGGTGAGTGATCTAAATCAAAGCACAAAGTTGTTTTGCTTCCTTTTCTATACATTCAAGCAGCAATATTAATGACAGGACTTAAGATTGGTATGGGTCTTATTTGATGATAGACTCGACAAAAGTTTATAAGTTAGATGA contains:
- the LOC18593867 gene encoding beta-glucosidase 18, translating into MSKMPVSTIIQLPWLFFFVVHLLLSASSDGKDFDIESQDVKRSQFPDNFLFGTAISSYQVEGGYLDDGKGLSNWDAFSHVPGNIKNNENGDVADDDYHLFLEDIEMARSLGVNSYRFSISWARILPRGRFGEVNPSGIKFYNNIIDNLLIRGIEPFVTIFHHDHPQELEDRYGSWLSPLMQEDFVLVAETCFKNFGDRVKYWVTINEANLFADMAYIRGLYPPARCSAPFGNCSVGNSDIEPLVVLHNMLLSHAKAVKLYREQFQPEQGGSLGLIAHSHMYEPLRDGEADLQAVKRALAFTVGWAIDPLVFGDYPPEMRQYHGSELPRFSPEETEYVKGSIDFIGINHYSTLYAKDCIHSHCALGGDHFIRGFAYTTGERDGILIGEPTGVERFYVVPRGMEKIVDYVSKRYNNMPIYVTENGYSPPQTEQVPDLLHDVNRIKFHRSYLAALARAIRNGADVRGYFVWSLMDNFEWTGGYSVTFGVYYVDRQTLKRTPKLSAKWYEDFLSNRSHGSNRDGFKNRKEGSKRSPKSKNIVITRTEAKATERR